A portion of the Chondrinema litorale genome contains these proteins:
- the rpsL gene encoding 30S ribosomal protein S12: MPTIQQLVRKSRSKQISKSKSPALDSCPQRRGVCTRVYTTTPKKPNSAMRKVARVRLTNGKEVNAYIPGEGHNLQEHSIVLIRGGRVKDLPGVRYHIVRGALDTAGVNGRTQRRSKYGAKRPKEAKK, encoded by the coding sequence ATGCCTACTATACAACAATTAGTAAGGAAAAGTAGAAGTAAGCAGATTTCAAAATCAAAATCTCCTGCTTTAGATTCATGCCCTCAAAGAAGAGGAGTGTGTACTCGTGTTTACACCACGACACCTAAGAAGCCTAACTCAGCTATGAGAAAAGTAGCAAGGGTAAGGTTAACTAATGGTAAAGAAGTGAACGCTTATATTCCTGGTGAAGGTCACAACCTTCAGGAACACTCAATTGTGTTGATCAGAGGAGGAAGGGTAAAAGATTTACCTGGTGTTAGATACCATATTGTAAGAGGTGCTCTAGATACAGCAGGGGTAAACGGTCGTACTCAGAGAAGATCAAAATACGGAGCTAAAAGGCCAAAAGAAGCTAAAAAGTAA
- the aroC gene encoding chorismate synthase produces MNTYGKIFRITTYGESHGKALGVVIDGCPAGLEIDEEFINEELRRRRPGQSKITTQRKEADEIQILAGVFEGKSTGMPISLVVFNEDQRSKDYSHISDKFRPSHADYTFTAKYGVRDYRGGGRSSARETLARVAAGAVAKQFLATKNISVNAYVSQAGNISLDIPYQDLDLSNTENNIVRCPDDNTAERMIELIDQTRKNRDTIGGVVSCVIQGVPAGLGEPVFDKLHAELGKAMLSINAVKGFEIGSGFKGVELNGSDHNDIFYTDEDGNVKTKTNNSGGVQGGISNGEDIYFRTAFKPVATIMKDQDSVNEAGEKVTVTGKGRHDPCVVPRAVPIVEAMAAIVIADFYLRNVTSKL; encoded by the coding sequence GTGAACACTTACGGAAAAATATTCAGGATAACCACTTATGGAGAATCTCATGGCAAAGCACTGGGAGTGGTAATTGATGGTTGTCCTGCAGGGCTCGAAATTGATGAGGAATTTATCAATGAAGAATTGAGAAGAAGAAGACCTGGGCAATCTAAAATTACAACACAGCGCAAAGAGGCTGATGAGATTCAAATTCTTGCTGGTGTATTTGAGGGAAAATCTACAGGTATGCCAATAAGCTTGGTGGTTTTTAATGAAGATCAAAGAAGTAAAGATTACTCTCACATTAGCGATAAGTTTAGACCTTCTCATGCAGATTATACATTTACTGCTAAATATGGAGTAAGAGATTATAGGGGAGGAGGTAGAAGTTCTGCTAGAGAAACATTAGCAAGAGTAGCTGCTGGTGCAGTTGCTAAGCAGTTTTTAGCTACTAAAAATATTTCTGTAAATGCATATGTATCTCAGGCTGGTAATATTTCTTTAGATATTCCTTATCAGGATCTGGATTTATCAAATACTGAAAATAACATTGTAAGATGCCCTGATGATAACACTGCCGAACGCATGATTGAGCTAATTGATCAGACAAGAAAAAACAGAGATACAATTGGTGGTGTGGTAAGCTGTGTAATTCAAGGAGTACCTGCTGGTTTAGGTGAGCCTGTTTTTGATAAATTGCATGCTGAGTTAGGTAAAGCTATGTTAAGTATTAATGCTGTAAAAGGTTTTGAAATTGGCAGCGGTTTTAAAGGTGTTGAGTTAAATGGTTCGGATCACAACGATATTTTTTACACCGATGAGGATGGAAATGTAAAAACCAAAACTAATAATTCTGGGGGTGTTCAAGGTGGAATTTCTAACGGAGAAGACATCTATTTCAGAACTGCATTTAAGCCTGTTGCTACCATTATGAAAGATCAAGATAGTGTAAATGAGGCAGGCGAAAAAGTAACAGTTACAGGAAAAGGAAGGCACGATCCGTGTGTTGTACCGAGAGCTGTACCAATTGTTGAGGCAATGGCAGCAATTGTAATTGCAGATTTTTACCTCAGAAATGTGACTTCAAAGCTATAA
- the rpsG gene encoding 30S ribosomal protein S7 → MRKGKPSKRYVLPDPKFKDTLVTKFVNSLMLDGKKSTAYSIFYDALEIVEKRLGKDDASVNGLEIWKKALNNVTPAVEVKSRRVGGATFQVPTEVRPERKVALGIKWMITFARKRNEKTMKERLAGEILAASKGEGAAVKKKDDTHRMAEANRAFSHFRF, encoded by the coding sequence ATGAGAAAGGGTAAACCTAGTAAAAGATATGTTTTGCCTGACCCGAAGTTCAAAGATACTTTGGTGACCAAGTTTGTGAACAGTTTAATGTTGGACGGCAAAAAAAGTACTGCTTATTCAATATTTTATGATGCTTTAGAGATAGTTGAAAAAAGACTTGGCAAAGATGATGCTTCTGTAAATGGTCTTGAAATCTGGAAAAAGGCATTGAACAATGTAACGCCTGCTGTAGAGGTAAAAAGTAGAAGAGTTGGTGGAGCTACATTTCAGGTTCCTACTGAAGTTAGGCCTGAAAGAAAGGTCGCTCTTGGAATCAAATGGATGATTACTTTTGCCAGAAAGCGTAACGAAAAGACGATGAAGGAGAGATTGGCAGGAGAAATCTTAGCTGCTTCCAAAGGTGAGGGTGCTGCAGTTAAGAAAAAAGACGATACCCACAGAATGGCAGAAGCAAATAGGGCATTTTCTCATTTTAGATTTTAA